A genomic stretch from Nocardia wallacei includes:
- a CDS encoding HAMP domain-containing sensor histidine kinase, which produces MSRVSDALPRPLDRIPSLKLKLAVLMIFAGGLAFGYFRLRIGWLPPLTTLAAMVIALVTSQFLAHGITKPLREMTAAAQRMAHGDYTNRVRASSRDEVGQLAEAFNRMAADLAAADRQRRELIANVSHELRTPITALNAVLENLVDGVSEPDPTTLKTALAQTERLGRLVSELLDISSIEAGAMPLDREEIGVATLFAEVVAEGEVLAAALGRGIRFHSEVRPADATVYADRARLQQVLLNLLENAARHGPAGGQVRIRAHTAGSELVIDVEDDGPGIPPDERARVFDRFTRGGRADGGGTGLGLAIARWVVDLHRGTIAVADPGSRIRVTLPAAAPPAP; this is translated from the coding sequence GTGAGCCGGGTGTCGGACGCACTGCCGCGGCCCTTGGACCGGATTCCGTCCCTCAAACTCAAGCTGGCCGTGCTGATGATCTTCGCGGGCGGGCTGGCATTCGGCTACTTCCGGCTGCGGATCGGCTGGCTGCCGCCGCTGACCACGCTGGCCGCCATGGTGATCGCGCTGGTGACCTCACAGTTCCTGGCACACGGCATCACCAAACCGCTGCGCGAGATGACCGCCGCCGCACAGCGAATGGCCCACGGCGACTACACGAATCGGGTGCGGGCCTCCTCGCGGGACGAGGTCGGGCAGCTGGCCGAGGCGTTCAACCGGATGGCCGCCGATCTCGCCGCCGCCGACCGGCAGCGGCGCGAACTGATCGCCAACGTCTCGCACGAACTGCGCACGCCGATCACCGCGCTGAACGCCGTGCTGGAGAACCTGGTCGACGGGGTGTCCGAGCCCGACCCGACGACATTGAAAACCGCGCTGGCCCAGACCGAACGGCTCGGCCGGCTGGTCTCCGAGTTGCTGGACATCTCCAGCATCGAGGCGGGCGCCATGCCGCTGGATCGCGAAGAAATCGGTGTCGCAACGCTTTTCGCGGAGGTGGTGGCCGAAGGGGAGGTCCTGGCCGCGGCCCTCGGGCGCGGCATCCGCTTCCACAGCGAGGTGCGGCCCGCCGACGCCACGGTGTACGCCGATCGGGCCCGGCTGCAGCAGGTGCTGTTGAACCTGCTGGAGAATGCCGCCCGGCACGGCCCGGCGGGCGGGCAGGTGCGCATCCGGGCGCACACCGCGGGCAGCGAACTCGTCATCGACGTCGAGGACGACGGCCCGGGGATCCCGCCCGACGAACGCGCCCGCGTCTTCGACCGCTTCACCCGCGGCGGCCGCGCCGACGGCGGCGGCACCGGGCTGGGCCTCGCCATCGCCCGCTGGGTGGTCGACCTGCATCGCGGCACCATTGCCGTCGCCGACCCCGGTTCCCGTATCCGCGTGACCCTTCCGGCCGCCGCGCCACCCGCACCCTAA
- a CDS encoding TetR family transcriptional regulator, translating to MGEERESDTASRILALVVRSLERGGYDSVYVQEVARGARVSLTTVYKLFGTRDELIVAALEHWMAQRSYAALAPVPGETLREGLMRLLRTVFEPWERSPQMLKAYHRALCGPGGHRLDVQGRAAVRETALAVVAGADPTYLDDLDRILVHLSYGLISRYSAGALDITEIMPTLERAVHRLTADNERAADAAAAPAPARNEF from the coding sequence GTGGGTGAAGAGCGAGAATCGGATACTGCATCGCGGATCCTCGCTCTGGTGGTGCGGTCACTGGAGCGCGGCGGGTACGACAGCGTCTACGTGCAGGAGGTGGCGCGCGGCGCGCGGGTCTCGCTGACCACGGTGTACAAGCTGTTCGGCACCCGCGACGAACTGATCGTGGCCGCGCTCGAGCACTGGATGGCGCAGCGCAGTTACGCCGCGCTGGCCCCGGTGCCCGGCGAGACGTTGCGGGAAGGGCTGATGCGGCTGCTGCGTACCGTATTCGAGCCCTGGGAACGCAGTCCGCAGATGCTGAAGGCGTATCATCGCGCGCTCTGCGGCCCGGGTGGGCATCGGCTCGACGTCCAGGGCCGCGCCGCCGTGCGCGAGACCGCGCTCGCCGTCGTCGCCGGAGCGGACCCGACCTATCTCGACGACCTCGACCGCATTCTGGTGCACCTCAGCTACGGACTCATCAGCCGCTATTCCGCAGGCGCACTGGACATCACCGAGATCATGCCCACACTCGAACGGGCCGTGCACCGGCTCACCGCCGACAACGAACGGGCCGCCGATGCCGCCGCGGCGCCGGCACCTGCGCGAAATGAGTTCTGA
- a CDS encoding ATP-grasp domain-containing protein, translating to MSQVDIFVLALDEGNLRTLERIPDAQKFRYHALLGVEETQEGEIPIEDLLHKAERTLSEFDGEIGAIVGYWDFPTTALVPMLCKRFGLPSANLEAVVKCEHKYWSRLEQSKVVEDLPKFGIVDLGGEARLPDGMKYPVWLKPVKSFSSELAFHVSDDKEFEDAVEQIREGVSRVGKPFEFVLEQVELPPEIAEIGGQACLAEEALTGVQAATEGYVYQGKVTVNGALDSINYPDTSSFLRHQYPSQLPREIVARMTDISERVITQMGLTNSTFSIEFFCDLDTGRVSVLEINARHSQSHADMFMAVDGVPNHHCMVRLGLDQDPSLPRNEGPYEIAAKWYYRRFSDAVVTRVPTAAEIESIQNEIPGVTIEIVATEGTRLSDEPAQDSYSFELADIFIGADSEAEMTRKYDRCVEALRFEFDEDE from the coding sequence GTGAGTCAAGTCGACATTTTCGTGCTCGCTCTGGACGAGGGAAATCTGCGCACCCTGGAGCGAATTCCGGATGCGCAGAAATTCCGCTATCACGCCCTGCTCGGGGTGGAAGAGACTCAGGAGGGCGAGATCCCGATCGAGGATCTGCTGCACAAGGCGGAGCGGACGCTGTCGGAGTTCGACGGTGAGATCGGCGCGATCGTCGGATACTGGGACTTCCCGACCACCGCGCTCGTGCCGATGCTGTGCAAGCGGTTCGGGCTCCCCAGCGCGAACCTCGAGGCGGTGGTCAAATGCGAGCACAAGTACTGGAGCCGGCTCGAGCAGAGCAAGGTCGTCGAGGACCTACCGAAATTCGGGATCGTGGATCTCGGCGGCGAGGCCCGGTTGCCCGATGGCATGAAATATCCGGTGTGGCTCAAGCCGGTGAAATCGTTCTCCTCGGAGCTGGCCTTCCACGTGAGCGACGACAAGGAATTCGAGGACGCCGTCGAGCAGATTCGTGAGGGGGTGAGCCGGGTGGGCAAACCCTTCGAGTTCGTGCTCGAGCAGGTCGAGTTGCCGCCGGAAATCGCGGAGATCGGCGGGCAGGCGTGCCTGGCCGAGGAGGCGCTCACCGGAGTGCAGGCGGCCACCGAAGGGTATGTGTACCAGGGCAAGGTCACCGTCAACGGTGCGCTGGACTCGATCAATTACCCCGATACGTCCAGTTTCCTGCGCCACCAGTACCCGTCCCAGTTGCCGCGGGAGATCGTGGCCCGGATGACCGACATCTCCGAACGGGTCATCACGCAGATGGGCCTGACGAATTCGACGTTCAGCATCGAGTTCTTCTGCGATCTGGATACCGGGCGGGTCTCGGTGCTGGAGATCAACGCGCGGCACTCCCAGTCGCACGCGGACATGTTCATGGCCGTGGACGGCGTTCCCAATCACCACTGCATGGTGCGGCTGGGCCTGGACCAGGACCCCAGCCTCCCGCGCAACGAGGGACCGTACGAGATCGCCGCCAAGTGGTACTACCGCCGGTTCTCCGACGCGGTCGTCACCCGGGTGCCGACGGCAGCCGAGATCGAGTCGATCCAGAACGAAATACCCGGGGTGACAATCGAAATCGTCGCCACCGAGGGCACCCGGCTGTCCGACGAGCCCGCCCAGGACAGCTACAGTTTCGAACTCGCCGACATCTTCATCGGCGCGGACAGCGAGGCGGAGATGACCCGCAAATACGACCGCTGCGTCGAAGCCCTGCGTTTCGAGTTCGACGAGGACGAGTAG
- a CDS encoding SigB/SigF/SigG family RNA polymerase sigma factor, with translation MPTDSRTSPSSTARRSRRGTDSYDGLEPLFAELATLDPTDARHHRLREDIIARALPLADHIARRFTGRGLDYEDLLQVARVGLLAAVNRFDPGHGASFLGFAVPTIMGEVRRHFRDHGWALRVPRALKDLRQRITAVTPDLAQQLGRMPTARDLADALGADREDITQALVAADSYRTESLDTPTDTGDGNTTLTDHLGTTEPCYALLEDAITVRPLIAALPARDRDILIQRFYAGRSQTEIGRQYGVSQMQIHRTLKRILTTLREQALTEPARAA, from the coding sequence ATGCCCACCGATTCGCGCACGTCCCCGTCCTCGACCGCCCGGCGTTCCCGCCGTGGCACCGACAGCTACGACGGCCTCGAGCCCTTGTTCGCCGAACTCGCCACCCTCGATCCCACCGATGCGCGGCACCACCGCCTGCGCGAGGACATCATCGCCCGCGCGCTGCCGCTGGCCGACCACATCGCCCGCCGCTTCACCGGCCGCGGCCTCGACTACGAGGACCTGCTGCAGGTTGCTCGCGTCGGCCTGCTCGCCGCCGTCAACCGCTTCGATCCCGGGCACGGCGCGAGTTTCCTCGGGTTCGCCGTCCCGACCATCATGGGCGAGGTCCGTCGCCATTTCCGCGATCACGGCTGGGCACTGCGCGTGCCGCGCGCTCTCAAGGACCTCCGCCAGCGCATCACCGCCGTGACCCCCGACCTCGCCCAGCAACTCGGCCGCATGCCGACCGCCCGCGACCTCGCCGACGCCCTCGGCGCCGACCGCGAGGACATCACCCAGGCCCTCGTCGCCGCCGACAGCTACCGCACCGAATCGCTCGACACCCCGACCGACACCGGCGACGGCAACACCACCCTCACCGACCACCTCGGCACCACCGAGCCCTGCTACGCCCTGCTCGAGGACGCGATCACCGTCCGTCCGCTCATCGCCGCCCTCCCCGCCCGCGACCGCGACATCCTCATCCAACGCTTCTACGCCGGCCGCAGCCAGACCGAAATCGGACGCCAGTACGGCGTCTCCCAGATGCAGATCCACCGCACTCTCAAGCGCATCCTCACCACCCTGCGCGAACAAGCGCTCACCGAACCGGCACGCGCGGCCTGA
- a CDS encoding IclR family transcriptional regulator: MPRTEPTDGAQTLERGLAVLVELSRHPDGLTIAQVATACGLHRSITTRLLVSLQRTGFARRDESGAYRVGPAVAELLGRARPRLREVAGPVLERLARTVDATASLVEVIDGFAVTTLVAEPPTDGPRFSYRLGNRDPLDRGAGGVAALAAAPPRPGEPDRVAAARAEGCLVTHGELNLGAHAIAAPLPGWGRPTAINIVTNRQAVIDAARRPLLDAVREIGAHAANPEA, from the coding sequence GTGCCGCGCACGGAACCGACCGACGGTGCGCAGACGCTCGAGCGGGGGCTGGCCGTCCTGGTCGAGCTGAGCCGCCACCCCGACGGGCTGACCATCGCGCAGGTCGCGACCGCCTGCGGTCTGCACCGATCGATCACCACCCGGCTGCTGGTGTCGTTGCAGCGCACCGGTTTCGCGCGCCGCGACGAGAGCGGCGCGTACCGGGTCGGCCCGGCGGTCGCCGAACTGCTGGGCCGGGCCCGGCCGCGGTTACGCGAGGTGGCCGGGCCCGTTCTGGAGCGTCTGGCGCGGACGGTGGACGCCACCGCGTCGCTGGTGGAGGTAATCGATGGGTTCGCGGTCACCACGCTGGTCGCCGAGCCACCGACCGACGGGCCGCGCTTCTCCTACCGCCTCGGCAACCGCGATCCGCTCGATCGCGGCGCGGGCGGGGTGGCGGCGCTGGCCGCCGCGCCGCCGCGACCGGGCGAACCCGATCGCGTCGCGGCGGCGCGCGCCGAGGGCTGTCTCGTCACGCACGGGGAGCTCAATCTCGGCGCGCACGCCATCGCCGCGCCGCTGCCCGGCTGGGGGCGGCCCACGGCGATCAACATCGTCACCAACCGGCAGGCCGTCATCGACGCCGCCCGCCGACCGCTGCTGGACGCCGTGCGCGAGATCGGCGCCCACGCCGCGAATCCCGAAGCGTGA
- a CDS encoding DUF4153 domain-containing protein: MPDQPAHDETPSPQNEDAPPNPPKPSEPTITPPDNALGDARTATSPPKDPGPQPLSPWNEILWPPPAPTTTSTGPDRNPTSAGTPVAPPRWRRVTCPAGVLPAAAVAGAVAALAVPVDRPGIGWLLAGSASAGAVIMVDRRARGAAGVATKRNWERIWWTGVALALLAVGAVRAAEWLFALCAVAACVAGSLAVVGRRSIHGMLYDAIAVPLASFGALAWVYTALGRAREGVGTRHRRLGVSAAATVALLLVFVPLLGSADATFGALVVGLVPNVDGGSVARWLVVFAVAGTVTVSAMYLLAGPPPPSEERHGVSRRTLSRTEWGLPVGALTIVFAAFVAAQLVALFGGDDYVQRTAGLTYAEYARSGFWQLAAVTVLTLAVILSVLHWAAKDSAADRRWLRLLLGAISGLTLVILASALGRMWTYQQAYGFTVLRLLVETCELWLGVVYVLVVVAVVRLELTWLPRAAVGTATAALLVLAALNPEALIADRNIDRWQHGKNLDATYLTELSLDVLPAVDRLPDPLRTQLRDRLRHRVDDDTWNSWNLSRAHAARR, encoded by the coding sequence TTGCCCGACCAACCCGCCCACGACGAAACCCCTTCCCCGCAAAACGAGGACGCACCGCCGAATCCCCCGAAACCGAGCGAACCCACCATCACCCCGCCCGACAACGCCCTCGGCGACGCCCGAACCGCCACCTCGCCACCGAAAGACCCTGGGCCCCAGCCACTCTCACCATGGAACGAGATCCTCTGGCCCCCACCCGCCCCCACCACCACCAGCACCGGACCCGACCGCAACCCCACCTCCGCCGGCACGCCGGTCGCGCCGCCGCGCTGGCGGCGGGTGACCTGCCCGGCCGGGGTGCTGCCTGCCGCGGCTGTGGCGGGAGCGGTCGCGGCACTGGCGGTTCCGGTGGACCGGCCCGGGATCGGCTGGCTGCTGGCGGGTTCGGCTTCGGCGGGCGCGGTGATCATGGTCGACCGGCGCGCCCGGGGAGCGGCGGGGGTGGCGACGAAGCGGAACTGGGAACGGATCTGGTGGACCGGTGTGGCGCTGGCGCTGCTCGCCGTCGGGGCCGTGCGCGCGGCGGAGTGGTTGTTCGCGCTGTGCGCCGTGGCGGCGTGTGTGGCCGGGTCGCTGGCGGTGGTCGGGCGGCGGTCGATCCACGGCATGCTCTACGACGCCATCGCCGTGCCGCTGGCCTCGTTCGGTGCGCTCGCCTGGGTGTACACCGCACTGGGCCGAGCGCGCGAAGGCGTCGGCACCCGACACCGCCGCCTCGGCGTCTCGGCGGCCGCAACCGTGGCGTTGCTGCTGGTGTTCGTGCCGCTCCTGGGCAGCGCCGACGCCACCTTCGGCGCCCTCGTCGTCGGCCTCGTGCCGAACGTGGACGGCGGTTCCGTCGCGCGCTGGCTGGTGGTGTTCGCCGTGGCGGGCACCGTCACCGTCAGCGCCATGTACCTGCTCGCCGGACCGCCGCCGCCTTCGGAAGAGCGCCACGGCGTTTCGCGCCGGACACTGAGCCGGACGGAGTGGGGACTGCCGGTCGGCGCGCTGACGATCGTGTTCGCGGCTTTCGTCGCGGCCCAGCTGGTGGCCCTGTTCGGCGGCGACGACTACGTGCAGCGCACCGCCGGACTGACCTACGCCGAGTACGCGCGCAGCGGTTTCTGGCAGCTGGCCGCGGTCACCGTACTCACCCTCGCGGTCATCCTGAGCGTATTACACTGGGCGGCAAAGGATTCCGCGGCGGACCGGCGGTGGCTGCGGCTACTGCTGGGCGCGATCAGCGGCCTCACCCTGGTGATCCTCGCATCCGCGCTCGGCCGCATGTGGACCTACCAGCAGGCCTACGGATTCACCGTCCTGCGTTTGCTGGTGGAGACCTGCGAACTCTGGCTCGGCGTCGTCTACGTGCTGGTGGTGGTCGCCGTCGTGCGGCTGGAACTGACCTGGCTGCCTCGCGCCGCCGTCGGAACCGCGACGGCCGCCCTGCTCGTACTCGCCGCGCTGAACCCGGAGGCCCTCATCGCCGACCGGAATATCGACCGCTGGCAGCACGGCAAGAATCTCGACGCCACCTACCTCACCGAACTCTCTCTCGACGTCCTGCCCGCCGTCGACCGCCTGCCCGACCCGCTACGCACGCAGCTGCGTGACCGGCTGCGGCACCGAGTGGACGACGACACCTGGAACAGCTGGAATCTGTCCCGCGCGCACGCCGCCCGCCGGTAG
- a CDS encoding zinc-binding dehydrogenase, which produces MRALVYDPDARHGLRLGEAPDPTPGPGQALVRIAATSLNFGEVTYLGKNYAPGEVAGWDAAGVVAAAAADGSGPAAGQRVVTFGWRGGWAELRAVDTGELAVLPDEVDLGAAAALPVAGVTALRALRRLGPIVGRRVLVTGASGGVGRFAVRLGALAGAHVVAAVGRPERGAGLLESGAAEVVSGGLSEVREPVHGVIDNVGGPLLAEAYALLAPEGLALSVGKASMAPTTIDFEQARVANPGARIEAFGVGPGFGPDLAYLAALVAAGRLDPQVGWRGDWARAGEAADLLLGREVNGKVVLDIA; this is translated from the coding sequence ATGAGAGCTTTGGTGTACGACCCGGACGCGCGGCACGGTCTGCGACTCGGCGAGGCCCCCGATCCGACACCCGGACCCGGACAGGCACTGGTACGGATCGCGGCCACATCGCTCAACTTCGGCGAGGTCACGTATCTGGGTAAGAACTACGCTCCCGGCGAGGTGGCCGGGTGGGACGCCGCCGGGGTCGTGGCGGCCGCGGCCGCCGACGGCAGTGGCCCGGCGGCCGGGCAGCGGGTGGTCACCTTCGGCTGGCGGGGCGGCTGGGCCGAACTGCGCGCGGTGGACACCGGCGAGCTGGCGGTGCTGCCGGACGAGGTCGACCTCGGCGCCGCGGCGGCGCTGCCCGTGGCCGGTGTGACCGCGTTGCGCGCGCTGCGCCGGCTGGGCCCGATCGTCGGTCGGCGGGTCCTGGTCACCGGCGCGTCCGGCGGGGTCGGGCGCTTCGCGGTCCGGCTCGGCGCGCTGGCCGGGGCGCATGTGGTCGCGGCGGTCGGACGACCCGAGCGCGGCGCGGGGCTCCTGGAATCCGGTGCGGCCGAGGTGGTTTCGGGCGGGCTGTCCGAGGTGCGGGAACCGGTACACGGCGTGATCGACAATGTGGGCGGCCCGCTGCTGGCCGAAGCCTACGCGCTGCTGGCCCCGGAGGGTCTGGCCCTCAGCGTCGGCAAGGCGTCGATGGCGCCGACCACGATCGACTTCGAGCAGGCACGGGTGGCCAATCCCGGCGCCCGGATCGAGGCGTTCGGGGTCGGCCCAGGATTCGGCCCGGACCTGGCCTACCTGGCCGCACTCGTGGCCGCCGGACGGCTCGACCCGCAGGTGGGCTGGCGCGGCGACTGGGCGCGCGCGGGCGAGGCCGCCGATCTGCTGCTCGGCCGCGAGGTGAACGGCAAGGTGGTGCTGGACATCGCATGA
- a CDS encoding SRPBCC family protein has protein sequence MGTVTAAVDVEVPIRTAYDQWTQFETFPEFMEGVERIEQRDDTHTHWKVQVGPVTREFDATISEQHPDERIAWHSDSGPTHAGVVTFHRIDPNTTRVTAQMDIDPDGFVENVGDKLGVIDRRVHGDLKRFKNFIEQRGAETGQWRGDVPRSEP, from the coding sequence ATGGGTACCGTGACAGCCGCCGTGGACGTCGAAGTCCCGATCCGGACCGCCTACGACCAGTGGACCCAGTTCGAGACCTTCCCCGAGTTCATGGAGGGCGTCGAACGGATCGAGCAGCGCGACGACACACATACGCACTGGAAGGTGCAGGTCGGCCCGGTCACCCGGGAATTCGACGCCACCATCAGCGAACAGCACCCCGACGAGCGGATCGCGTGGCATTCCGACTCGGGGCCGACGCACGCCGGGGTGGTCACCTTCCACCGCATCGACCCGAACACCACCCGCGTCACCGCGCAGATGGACATCGACCCCGACGGGTTCGTCGAGAACGTCGGCGACAAGCTCGGCGTGATCGATCGCCGGGTGCACGGGGACCTGAAGCGCTTCAAGAACTTCATCGAGCAGCGCGGGGCGGAGACGGGGCAGTGGCGGGGGGACGTGCCTCGGTCGGAGCCTTGA
- a CDS encoding alcohol dehydrogenase catalytic domain-containing protein, whose product MRAVTWQGRRNVAVENVPDPRIEQPTDAIVEVTSTAICGSDLHLYEVLGAYMSPGDVLGHEPIGVVVETGPQVTTLAVGDRVVVPFQISCGDCAMCATGLPTQCETTQVREQGSGAALFGYSKLYGQVPGGQAQYLRVPHADATHIKVPHGPDDTRFLYLSDVLPTAWQAVEYAGVAAGDSLTVLGLGPIGDMACRVAAHRGVRVIGVDRVPERLARVAGRGIEVIDMERVPDSLGDVIRDRTDGRGTDAVIDAVGMEAHGSPAASLAQRAAAFVPDAVAQKMMDTAGIDRLAALRSAIDIVRRGGTISLVGVYGGMVDPLPMRVLFDKQIQLRMGQANVTRWAPDILPLLADGDPLGVESFATHRLPLSAAPDAYRMFQQKSDGAVKIVLDPVGTPVVA is encoded by the coding sequence ATGAGAGCCGTGACCTGGCAGGGGCGTCGCAATGTCGCCGTCGAGAACGTGCCCGATCCCCGCATCGAGCAGCCCACGGACGCGATCGTCGAGGTCACCTCGACCGCGATCTGCGGGTCCGACCTGCACCTGTACGAGGTGCTGGGCGCGTACATGAGTCCGGGTGACGTGCTCGGCCACGAACCGATCGGAGTGGTGGTCGAGACGGGACCGCAGGTCACCACCCTCGCCGTGGGTGACCGCGTGGTAGTTCCGTTCCAGATCAGCTGTGGCGACTGCGCGATGTGTGCGACCGGACTGCCCACCCAGTGCGAGACCACCCAGGTGCGCGAACAGGGTTCCGGCGCCGCGCTGTTCGGCTACTCGAAGCTGTACGGGCAGGTACCCGGCGGGCAGGCCCAGTATCTGCGGGTGCCGCACGCCGATGCCACGCACATCAAGGTGCCGCACGGCCCCGACGACACCAGGTTCCTGTATCTGTCCGACGTGCTGCCGACGGCGTGGCAGGCGGTCGAGTACGCGGGGGTCGCGGCAGGTGACTCGCTCACCGTGCTGGGCCTGGGTCCGATCGGCGACATGGCCTGCCGCGTCGCCGCGCATCGGGGCGTGCGGGTGATCGGGGTGGACCGGGTGCCCGAGCGGCTGGCGCGGGTGGCCGGGCGCGGGATCGAGGTGATCGATATGGAGCGAGTGCCCGACTCGCTCGGCGACGTGATCCGCGATCGGACCGACGGGCGCGGCACCGACGCGGTGATCGACGCCGTCGGCATGGAGGCGCACGGGTCGCCCGCGGCCTCGCTGGCCCAGCGCGCGGCGGCGTTCGTGCCCGACGCGGTGGCGCAGAAGATGATGGACACCGCCGGTATCGATCGGCTCGCGGCCCTGCGCAGCGCGATCGACATCGTGCGCCGCGGCGGGACCATCTCGCTGGTCGGCGTGTACGGCGGCATGGTGGACCCGCTGCCGATGCGCGTGCTGTTCGACAAGCAGATCCAGCTGCGGATGGGGCAGGCGAACGTCACCCGCTGGGCGCCGGACATTCTGCCGCTGCTGGCCGACGGCGATCCACTGGGCGTGGAAAGCTTTGCCACGCACCGGCTTCCGCTGTCCGCCGCGCCCGACGCCTACCGCATGTTCCAGCAGAAGTCCGACGGTGCGGTCAAGATCGTGCTCGATCCCGTGGGCACGCCGGTGGTGGCCTGA
- a CDS encoding PucR family transcriptional regulator → MKGRRSRSTAEAGFPDVAALLRLLRAASREGAGAASALGLVLASGGNPGAIAHTAGVPVAARYAVLALETDQGADRLRSALTPVYGERVLPLLGAGGGTLLLAEAEAADRAVRDLFAFARRVAHGPVAATVVSATVPALPEATDLAHDLLDIVRRLGYAPRLYEFDDLALEYQITRPGPANEYLRSLLNPLLPHDDLLELLRRRVCDNFTRRATARAMHVHANTVDYRLRRIKELTGIDPTEPVGLWYLQSALIAHTYTTDAGPVADGTGRPIRRQPQHT, encoded by the coding sequence GTGAAGGGTCGCAGATCCCGCAGTACAGCGGAGGCCGGGTTTCCCGATGTCGCCGCTCTGCTGCGCCTACTGCGCGCCGCCTCCCGCGAAGGAGCCGGCGCCGCATCGGCGCTGGGTCTCGTGCTGGCCAGCGGCGGCAACCCGGGGGCGATCGCGCACACCGCGGGCGTGCCGGTCGCCGCTCGGTACGCGGTGCTGGCGCTCGAGACGGACCAGGGGGCCGACCGGCTGCGATCGGCGCTGACCCCGGTGTACGGCGAACGTGTGCTGCCGCTGCTGGGCGCGGGCGGCGGCACACTGCTGCTCGCCGAGGCGGAGGCCGCCGACCGGGCGGTACGGGACCTGTTCGCGTTCGCGCGACGGGTCGCGCACGGCCCGGTGGCCGCGACCGTCGTCTCCGCCACCGTGCCCGCGCTCCCGGAGGCCACCGACCTCGCCCACGATCTGCTCGATATCGTCCGCCGGCTCGGGTACGCCCCACGCCTGTACGAGTTCGACGATCTCGCACTCGAATACCAGATCACCCGTCCCGGCCCCGCCAACGAATACCTGCGGTCGCTGCTGAATCCCCTACTGCCGCACGACGATCTGCTCGAACTGCTGCGCCGCCGGGTCTGCGACAACTTCACCCGGCGGGCGACGGCCCGCGCGATGCACGTCCACGCCAACACCGTCGACTACCGGCTCCGGCGCATCAAGGAACTCACCGGGATCGACCCGACCGAACCGGTCGGGCTGTGGTATCTGCAGTCGGCGTTGATCGCCCACACCTACACCACCGACGCGGGCCCGGTAGCCGACGGGACCGGCCGGCCGATCCGGCGCCAACCCCAACACACCTGA
- a CDS encoding response regulator transcription factor → MEQNVPAGGATARRILVVDDELTIAESVAARLRAEGFTVDMAHDGPGAVAAAETLAPDLVVLDVMLPGFDGLEVCRRIQAARPVPVLMLTARADETDQLIGLGVGADDYLTKPFSLRVLTARVHALLRRVERAGVEDGARIVVGDLRIDADQRRVWRGGVEAKLTPLEFDLLARLARRPRVVHPRERLLEEVWDWADAAGTRAVDSHIKALRRKLGADLIRTVHGVGYALEAR, encoded by the coding sequence ATGGAACAGAACGTACCGGCCGGGGGAGCGACGGCGCGCCGGATTCTGGTCGTGGACGACGAGCTCACGATCGCGGAATCGGTGGCGGCGCGGCTGCGGGCCGAAGGGTTCACCGTCGATATGGCGCACGACGGTCCGGGCGCGGTCGCCGCGGCCGAGACGCTGGCGCCGGATCTGGTGGTGCTCGACGTCATGCTGCCCGGCTTCGACGGGCTGGAGGTCTGCCGGCGAATCCAGGCCGCCCGGCCCGTCCCGGTGCTCATGCTCACCGCGCGGGCCGACGAGACCGACCAGCTCATCGGGCTCGGCGTCGGCGCCGACGACTATCTGACCAAACCGTTCTCGCTGCGCGTCCTCACCGCCCGGGTGCACGCGCTGCTGCGCCGGGTCGAACGCGCGGGCGTCGAGGACGGCGCCCGGATAGTGGTCGGCGACCTGCGCATCGACGCCGACCAGCGCCGGGTCTGGCGTGGCGGGGTGGAGGCCAAGCTGACCCCGCTGGAGTTCGATCTGCTCGCCCGGCTGGCCCGCCGTCCCCGCGTGGTGCATCCGCGCGAACGACTCCTCGAGGAGGTGTGGGACTGGGCGGACGCGGCGGGCACCCGTGCCGTCGACAGCCACATCAAAGCGTTGCGCCGCAAGCTGGGCGCCGATCTCATTCGCACGGTGCACGGCGTCGGTTACGCGCTGGAGGCGCGGTGA